A stretch of Crossiella cryophila DNA encodes these proteins:
- a CDS encoding methyltransferase, with amino-acid sequence MTGPEAMRRLEDIGLAAMAEIVAGAGEGTAAELAATLRVAPRHRGLFDRWLVALTGAGLLTADGDRLRCVPAASARTDGLDAAYAQLGFPQRMAAFHCAALASLPQLLRGEIAVQDLLFADGDHLAALAAYQDNHATKALNTACADLVRAAAGPEPLRVLEVGGGAAGTTEAVLAALAGVEVDYLFTDRSTLFTVAAAGRLDVRTARLDLNRDLAAQGFAPGSADVVVAGNVLHNAVDLACTLRELREVLAPGGTLVFTDCTRDNHAVLTSMHFLLSAQDGDPAPGSGDRRGAELFPPAEHWREELIAAGFIPATVTQPDIPGGQRLFHAVAAPRANEIDDLLRALGPDPARTAVLLPNGVAAQAVRAAGGTVLIGPEDTRPAVVLAFLERSGARTAVLPGTLADALAADPAADLTDLADLARVVCVGEVRHPEALADLGPEVHVVHPATPAVDPVAAAEAEAESAVTDLDVTAAAEVSDAVSALCLRAMLAALHRTGSLTAGSAHTEAQILDNANVLPEFHSLVRRWLAVLTREGLLALDNGHYSSTVDAGADLTADWDRHAAAWAATLGSAHTVAYVRRSAELLPELLCGTEQAVHLLFPEGRTEVAAALYRESVTARYQRAAVAGLLRAVAGSAPGRLRVLEVGAGTGGTTEAVLPALHGQDVDYLFTDVSRYFLEQARTQFGDGIRYGRYDIDTAPSAQGMAPGQFDVVLAGGVLNAAADTDTSVRWLTELLVPGGWLVLTEPTAEEHWVMTSQGFLMAQAKDARAETGATFLSLDQWLAVLTGAGLHVEPVLPAAGHPLTRLGHRVFLTRTPERT; translated from the coding sequence GTGACCGGCCCGGAAGCCATGCGGCGCCTGGAGGACATCGGGCTGGCCGCCATGGCCGAGATCGTCGCGGGCGCGGGCGAAGGTACCGCCGCCGAACTCGCCGCGACCCTGCGGGTGGCGCCCCGGCACCGCGGGCTGTTCGACCGCTGGCTGGTCGCCCTCACCGGCGCCGGTCTGCTGACCGCCGACGGCGACCGGCTGCGCTGCGTGCCCGCAGCCTCGGCACGTACCGACGGACTCGACGCCGCCTACGCCCAACTCGGCTTCCCGCAACGGATGGCGGCCTTCCACTGCGCCGCGCTCGCCTCGCTGCCCCAGCTGCTGCGCGGTGAGATCGCGGTGCAGGACCTGCTCTTCGCCGACGGCGACCACCTCGCCGCGCTGGCCGCCTACCAGGACAACCACGCCACCAAGGCGCTCAACACCGCCTGCGCCGACCTGGTCCGCGCGGCCGCCGGCCCGGAACCGTTGCGGGTACTCGAGGTCGGCGGCGGCGCGGCGGGCACCACCGAGGCCGTGCTCGCCGCACTGGCCGGAGTCGAGGTGGACTACCTGTTCACCGACCGGTCCACCCTGTTCACCGTGGCCGCGGCCGGACGCCTCGACGTGCGCACCGCCCGCCTCGACCTCAACCGCGACCTCGCCGCACAGGGTTTCGCCCCGGGCAGCGCGGACGTGGTGGTGGCGGGCAACGTGCTGCACAACGCCGTCGACCTCGCCTGCACCCTGCGCGAACTGCGCGAGGTGCTGGCCCCCGGCGGCACCCTGGTCTTCACCGACTGCACCAGGGACAACCACGCGGTGCTGACCTCCATGCACTTCCTGCTCTCCGCCCAGGACGGCGATCCCGCCCCGGGCAGCGGCGACCGGCGCGGCGCGGAACTCTTCCCGCCCGCCGAGCACTGGCGGGAGGAACTGATCGCGGCCGGATTCATCCCGGCGACCGTGACCCAGCCGGACATCCCCGGCGGGCAACGGCTCTTCCACGCCGTGGCCGCACCCCGGGCCAACGAGATCGACGACCTGCTGCGTGCCCTCGGACCGGACCCGGCACGCACCGCGGTGCTGCTGCCCAACGGCGTTGCCGCGCAAGCGGTGCGCGCGGCGGGCGGCACCGTCCTCATCGGACCCGAGGACACCCGGCCCGCCGTGGTGCTGGCCTTCCTGGAACGCAGTGGCGCCCGCACCGCCGTCCTGCCCGGCACACTGGCCGACGCCCTCGCCGCCGATCCCGCGGCCGACCTGACCGACCTGGCCGACCTGGCCCGGGTGGTCTGCGTTGGCGAGGTCCGCCACCCGGAGGCACTGGCCGACCTCGGTCCCGAGGTGCACGTGGTGCACCCGGCAACCCCGGCGGTGGACCCGGTCGCGGCCGCCGAAGCCGAAGCGGAAAGTGCCGTGACCGACCTGGATGTCACGGCCGCGGCCGAGGTCTCCGACGCGGTGAGCGCGCTCTGCCTGCGCGCCATGCTCGCCGCCCTGCACCGCACCGGCAGCCTCACCGCCGGCTCAGCGCACACCGAGGCCCAGATCCTGGACAACGCCAACGTGCTGCCCGAGTTCCACTCCCTGGTCCGGCGCTGGCTGGCCGTGCTCACCCGGGAAGGCCTGCTGGCACTGGACAACGGCCACTACTCGTCCACAGTGGACGCCGGTGCCGACCTCACCGCCGACTGGGACCGCCACGCCGCCGCGTGGGCGGCCACCCTCGGCTCCGCACACACCGTGGCCTACGTGCGGCGCAGCGCCGAACTGCTGCCCGAACTGTTGTGCGGCACCGAACAGGCCGTGCACCTGCTGTTCCCGGAGGGCCGCACCGAGGTCGCCGCCGCGCTGTACCGGGAAAGCGTCACCGCGCGCTACCAGCGGGCCGCGGTCGCCGGACTGCTGCGTGCCGTGGCCGGGTCCGCCCCGGGCCGATTGCGGGTGCTGGAGGTCGGCGCGGGCACCGGCGGCACCACCGAGGCCGTCCTGCCCGCCCTGCACGGCCAGGACGTCGACTACCTGTTCACCGACGTCTCCCGCTACTTCCTGGAACAGGCCCGCACCCAGTTCGGCGACGGAATCCGCTACGGCCGGTACGACATCGACACCGCCCCTTCGGCCCAGGGCATGGCGCCCGGCCAGTTCGACGTGGTCCTCGCGGGCGGGGTGCTCAACGCCGCCGCCGACACCGACACCTCGGTGCGGTGGCTCACCGAACTGCTGGTGCCCGGCGGCTGGCTGGTGCTCACCGAACCCACCGCCGAGGAGCACTGGGTGATGACCTCCCAAGGGTTCCTGATGGCCCAGGCCAAGGACGCGCGCGCCGAGACCGGCGCCACGTTCCTGTCCCTTGACCAGTGGCTGGCCGTGCTCACCGGCGCGGGCCTGCACGTCGAACCCGTGCTGCCCGCCGCCGGACACCCGCTGACCCGCCTGGGGCACCGCGTCTTCCTGACCCGCACCCCCGAGAGGACCTGA
- a CDS encoding saccharopine dehydrogenase NADP-binding domain-containing protein, translating into MSGLIGIVGAYGDVGGHATRALHRAGMELRLGGRNLAAANEFATQLDGSVECRRVDFRDPASAAEFADGCRVLLNCAGPSHAVGDVLAEAALRAGADYVDAAGDDSLHARLDNDRFTAAGRAAVLSAGVQPGLTSIFPRAIAAGLDEVTGLTVYFGLIDRFTAVAADEYLQAVADGLSTSRAAWRNGIQLGALTRRDDIRLPFVAGEITALPQLTTESVRLAESLGLQRGDWHTVLSGTHVLSVFDRVHALDRAEAIEALCRTSLLDLAGRNPLAVLAVRAEGVKDGKPAELSSVLRGPGNAPITGAVAAFAARAVARGEVPPGRHYATDVLDPVAVVAELTAPGGPAVVGAVHSIDTDEEGEL; encoded by the coding sequence GTGAGCGGGCTGATCGGCATCGTCGGCGCCTACGGCGACGTCGGCGGCCACGCCACCAGAGCCCTGCACCGAGCGGGGATGGAACTGCGCCTCGGTGGCCGAAATCTGGCCGCTGCCAACGAGTTCGCCACCCAGTTGGACGGGTCGGTCGAGTGTCGCCGGGTCGACTTCCGCGACCCGGCCTCCGCGGCGGAGTTCGCGGACGGCTGCCGGGTGCTGCTCAACTGCGCCGGACCCTCACACGCCGTCGGCGACGTGCTCGCCGAGGCGGCACTGCGGGCCGGGGCGGACTACGTGGACGCCGCGGGCGACGACTCCCTGCACGCCCGGCTGGACAACGACAGGTTCACCGCGGCCGGGCGGGCCGCGGTGCTCTCCGCCGGTGTCCAGCCCGGCCTGACCTCGATCTTCCCCCGCGCCATCGCGGCCGGGCTGGACGAGGTCACCGGGTTGACCGTCTACTTCGGACTCATCGACCGGTTCACCGCGGTCGCCGCCGACGAGTACCTCCAGGCCGTCGCGGACGGACTGAGCACCTCGCGGGCCGCCTGGCGCAACGGGATCCAGCTCGGCGCGCTCACCCGGCGGGACGACATCCGGCTGCCGTTCGTGGCCGGGGAGATCACCGCACTGCCCCAGCTCACCACCGAATCCGTGCGCCTGGCCGAATCCCTCGGCCTGCAGCGCGGCGACTGGCACACCGTGCTCTCCGGCACGCACGTGCTCAGCGTGTTCGACCGGGTGCACGCGCTGGACCGGGCCGAGGCCATCGAGGCGTTGTGCCGCACCAGTCTGCTCGACCTGGCCGGACGTAATCCACTGGCGGTGCTGGCGGTCCGCGCCGAGGGCGTCAAGGACGGCAAGCCAGCCGAACTGTCCTCGGTGCTGCGCGGCCCCGGCAACGCACCGATCACCGGCGCGGTCGCCGCCTTCGCCGCCCGCGCGGTGGCCAGGGGCGAGGTCCCGCCCGGACGGCACTACGCCACCGACGTGCTGGACCCGGTCGCCGTGGTGGCCGAACTGACCGCCCCCGGCGGCCCGGCCGTGGTGGGTGCGGTGCACAGCATCGACACCGACGAGGAGGGCGAACTGTGA
- a CDS encoding ABC transporter ATP-binding protein yields the protein MIRHLATVLGERHRGALRAYLCWLVGYAVLEGLAMVALVPALRALLDGDTDGALRWLGVLAGAVLLTCVARYQQAMKGFGLALTTLETLHERLGDHIATLPLGWFSSEKVGRLSRSATSGTFMVTNVFAHMLTPVVSGIITPATVGLAVLVLDWRLGLVIALSAPVVWTIHRWSAGAISRTEEERDGADALAASRVVEFARTQKTLRAFGRGTEGYRPLEEAIENRGRAGGNMLRQTMPKLLAGGLAVQLSFVLLVVVGVVLVLNAAIDPVTLVVLLALSARFVGPLTEVAGRSGMLRMAANDLSRLASVLNEPPLPVPADPKPVTKPGEIEFTDVTFGYREGTPVLDGLSLTIPPRTMTAVVGASGSGKTTLTRLVMRFFDANQGTVKVGGVDVRELSTEDLMAQVSLVMQDVYLFDDTLEANIRIGRPGATEEELREAARIAGVDEIVERLPEGWATRVGEGGASLSGGERQRVSVARAVLKDAPIVLLDEATAALDPANERHVQNALHTLMSRSTLLVIAHQLPTVVAADQILVLDGGRVAESGRHADLLAAGGRYAEFWNRRRRGSGWRLVAEADA from the coding sequence ATGATCCGCCACCTCGCCACCGTCCTCGGCGAGCGGCACCGGGGCGCGCTGCGCGCCTACCTGTGCTGGCTGGTCGGTTACGCCGTGCTGGAAGGCCTCGCCATGGTGGCGCTGGTGCCCGCACTGCGTGCACTGCTCGACGGCGACACCGACGGCGCACTGCGCTGGCTGGGTGTGCTCGCCGGGGCCGTGCTGCTCACCTGCGTGGCCCGCTACCAGCAGGCCATGAAGGGCTTCGGCCTGGCCCTGACCACCCTGGAAACCCTGCATGAGCGGCTCGGCGACCACATCGCGACCCTACCGCTGGGTTGGTTCAGCAGTGAGAAGGTCGGCAGGCTCTCCCGCAGCGCCACCAGCGGCACCTTCATGGTCACCAACGTCTTCGCGCACATGCTCACCCCGGTGGTCAGCGGCATCATCACCCCGGCCACCGTCGGCCTCGCCGTGCTGGTGCTGGACTGGCGACTCGGCCTGGTGATCGCACTCAGCGCGCCGGTGGTGTGGACCATCCACCGCTGGTCGGCCGGCGCGATCAGCCGTACCGAGGAAGAGCGCGACGGCGCGGACGCGCTCGCCGCCAGCCGGGTGGTCGAGTTCGCCCGCACGCAGAAGACGTTGCGTGCCTTCGGCCGTGGCACCGAGGGCTACCGCCCGCTGGAAGAAGCCATCGAGAACCGGGGCCGCGCGGGCGGGAACATGTTGCGGCAGACCATGCCCAAGCTGCTCGCCGGTGGCCTGGCCGTGCAGCTGTCCTTCGTGCTGCTCGTGGTGGTCGGTGTGGTGCTGGTGCTCAACGCCGCCATCGACCCGGTGACCCTGGTGGTGCTGCTCGCGCTGTCCGCCCGGTTCGTCGGCCCGCTCACTGAGGTCGCCGGGCGCAGCGGCATGCTGCGGATGGCCGCAAACGACCTGTCCCGCCTCGCCTCGGTGCTCAACGAGCCGCCGCTGCCGGTACCCGCCGATCCCAAGCCGGTCACCAAGCCCGGCGAGATCGAGTTCACCGACGTCACCTTCGGCTACCGCGAGGGCACCCCGGTGCTGGACGGCCTGTCGCTGACCATCCCGCCGCGCACCATGACCGCCGTGGTCGGCGCCTCCGGCTCCGGCAAGACCACACTGACCCGCCTGGTGATGCGCTTCTTCGACGCCAACCAGGGCACCGTGAAGGTCGGCGGCGTCGACGTCCGCGAACTGTCCACAGAGGACCTGATGGCCCAGGTCTCCCTGGTCATGCAGGACGTCTACCTCTTCGACGACACCCTGGAGGCCAACATCCGGATCGGCCGCCCCGGCGCCACCGAGGAGGAACTGCGCGAGGCCGCGCGGATCGCCGGAGTGGACGAGATCGTCGAGCGGCTGCCGGAAGGCTGGGCCACCCGGGTCGGCGAGGGCGGCGCGTCGCTGTCCGGCGGCGAGCGGCAGCGGGTGTCGGTGGCGCGCGCGGTGCTCAAGGACGCGCCGATCGTGCTGCTGGACGAGGCCACCGCCGCGCTGGACCCAGCGAACGAGCGGCACGTGCAGAACGCCCTGCACACCCTGATGAGCCGGTCCACCCTGCTGGTCATCGCGCACCAGCTGCCCACCGTGGTGGCCGCCGACCAGATCCTGGTGCTCGACGGCGGCCGGGTGGCCGAGTCGGGCAGGCACGCCGACCTGCTGGCCGCCGGCGGCCGCTACGCCGAGTTCTGGAACCGCCGCCGGCGCGGCAGCGGCTGGCGCCTGGTCGCGGAGGCGGACGCGTGA